The proteins below are encoded in one region of Desulfovibrio sp. TomC:
- a CDS encoding phosphatidylserine decarboxylase family protein has protein sequence MYNPICGLARDGLPIIGFFALAALITAVLRWPWLAGLFLLLTFFSLNFFRDPDRAAPVEPGIAVAPADGVVCKMGEATDPASGETRQVVCIFMNVFNVHVNRSPVTGVVSEVRYIPGKFFNASLDKASTDNERNMIVVTDPEGARFTVMQIAGLIARRIVCPAKVGDRLGRGERYGMIKFGSRLDVYLPQGYAPAVTMGQKTTAGVTVLAKKAE, from the coding sequence ATGTATAATCCCATCTGCGGTCTGGCCCGCGACGGACTGCCGATCATCGGATTTTTTGCCCTGGCCGCCCTGATCACTGCCGTGTTGCGCTGGCCCTGGCTGGCCGGACTCTTCTTGCTGCTCACGTTTTTCTCGCTCAATTTCTTCCGCGATCCCGACCGCGCCGCCCCGGTCGAGCCTGGCATCGCCGTGGCCCCGGCCGACGGCGTGGTCTGCAAGATGGGCGAGGCCACCGATCCGGCTTCCGGCGAAACGCGGCAGGTGGTGTGCATTTTCATGAACGTCTTTAACGTGCACGTGAACCGTTCGCCGGTCACCGGCGTGGTCTCGGAAGTCCGCTACATCCCCGGGAAATTCTTCAATGCCTCGCTGGACAAGGCCTCGACCGACAACGAGCGCAACATGATCGTGGTCACCGACCCTGAGGGCGCGCGTTTCACGGTCATGCAGATCGCCGGACTCATTGCCCGGCGCATCGTCTGCCCGGCCAAGGTCGGCGACCGGCTCGGCCGGGGCGAGCGCTACGGCATGATCAAGTTCGGCTCGCGCCTTGACGTCTATCTGCCACAGGGGTATGCTCCGGCTGTCACAATGGGCCAGAAAACCACAGCGGGCGTCACCGTTTTGGCGAAAAAGGCTGAGTAG
- a CDS encoding 2-isopropylmalate synthase — protein MPDDNRVFIFDTTLRDGEQSPGATMTREEKVRMARQLETLGVDIIEAGFPAASEGDFQAVAAIAAAVKTPIVAALCRALAADIDRGFEAIKKAQRRRIHTFLATSELHMEHKLGKTPAQVLDMAEAAVRHAVSKGVEVQFSAEDASRSDPAFLVAVCERVIAAGATILNIPDTVGYAQPAEFADLIRHLRSTVRGAEGVTFAVHCHNDLGLAVANTLAALHAGARQAEVTLSGIGERAGNASLEQVVMGLNTRPNYYNLTTGIVTEELFPSCRRLSGIIGQPIPPYAPIMGRNAFAHESGIHQHGILKDRRTYEIMTAENIGRKGAVVVLGKHSGRHALDAKVKELGYSITDDELLVVFDAVKQLADRKQRILDEDIEALILEKVLRRPDRYAVQYLSVHCGNVELAPFAVIEMLVEGQSVRHYSAGSGPVDAVFNAVCQAVGRKPELEEYQINAITGGTDAQGEVTVRIRDGAATTVGRGVHDDVIMASTLAFINALNRLAKKEEERICPQL, from the coding sequence ATGCCCGACGACAACAGGGTATTTATTTTCGACACCACGCTTCGGGACGGCGAACAGTCGCCCGGAGCCACCATGACCCGCGAGGAAAAGGTCCGCATGGCCCGCCAGCTCGAAACGCTTGGCGTGGACATCATCGAGGCCGGTTTTCCCGCCGCCAGCGAAGGCGATTTCCAGGCCGTGGCCGCCATTGCCGCGGCCGTCAAAACCCCAATTGTGGCTGCCCTGTGCCGGGCCTTGGCCGCAGACATCGACCGGGGCTTTGAAGCCATCAAGAAGGCCCAGCGCCGGCGCATCCACACCTTCCTGGCCACGAGCGAACTGCACATGGAGCACAAGCTCGGCAAAACTCCGGCCCAGGTGCTCGACATGGCCGAGGCCGCCGTGCGCCATGCCGTAAGCAAAGGCGTCGAGGTCCAGTTCTCGGCCGAGGACGCCTCGCGTTCCGACCCGGCCTTCCTGGTCGCCGTGTGCGAACGGGTCATTGCCGCCGGCGCAACCATCCTCAATATCCCGGACACCGTCGGCTATGCCCAGCCGGCCGAATTCGCCGATTTGATCCGCCATCTGCGCTCCACCGTGCGCGGGGCCGAGGGCGTCACCTTCGCCGTCCACTGCCACAACGACCTGGGACTGGCCGTGGCCAACACCCTGGCCGCGCTGCACGCCGGGGCGCGGCAGGCCGAAGTGACCCTTTCCGGCATCGGCGAACGGGCCGGCAACGCCTCCCTGGAACAGGTGGTCATGGGGCTTAACACCCGGCCCAACTACTATAATCTGACCACGGGCATCGTCACCGAGGAGCTTTTCCCCTCGTGCCGCCGCTTATCCGGCATCATCGGCCAGCCCATTCCGCCCTATGCCCCCATCATGGGCCGCAACGCCTTTGCCCACGAATCCGGCATCCACCAGCACGGCATCCTCAAGGACCGCCGTACCTACGAGATCATGACCGCCGAAAACATCGGCCGCAAAGGCGCGGTGGTGGTCCTTGGCAAACACTCCGGCCGCCATGCCCTGGACGCCAAGGTCAAGGAGCTCGGCTACAGCATCACCGACGACGAACTGTTGGTGGTCTTCGACGCCGTCAAACAGCTCGCCGATCGCAAGCAACGCATCCTCGACGAAGACATCGAAGCCCTCATCCTGGAAAAAGTCCTGCGCCGTCCCGACCGTTATGCCGTGCAGTACCTGTCCGTCCACTGCGGCAACGTGGAGCTTGCTCCCTTTGCCGTCATCGAAATGCTGGTGGAAGGCCAGTCCGTGCGCCACTATTCCGCCGGCTCCGGCCCGGTGGATGCGGTCTTTAACGCCGTGTGCCAGGCTGTTGGCCGCAAGCCCGAACTCGAAGAATACCAGATCAACGCCATCACCGGCGGCACCGATGCCCAGGGTGAAGTGACCGTGCGCATCCGCGACGGCGCGGCCACCACTGTCGGACGCGGCGTCCACGACGACGTCATCATGGCCAGCACCCTGGCCTTTATCAACGCACTCAATCGTTTGGCCAAGAAAGAGGAGGAACGGATATGCCCGCAACTTTAG
- a CDS encoding HAD family hydrolase, giving the protein MEQLCGLTAIFFDFGGVLAEEGFREGLIHIAQQAGRDPAIVVPRAYEMAWTTRYVIGGCDEAGFWQAFRRATGIVAEDADLTEAVLSRFVPRPFMFAVADAARAAGLKTAILSDQTEWLARLDTRHDVFSHFDRVFNSYHHGTSKREAAFFHLALKALGVAAEASLFIDDAGHNTALAATLGFKTILYRDRASFFDELAAVCPPLGAAHV; this is encoded by the coding sequence ATGGAACAATTGTGCGGGCTTACCGCCATTTTTTTCGATTTCGGCGGTGTGCTGGCCGAGGAAGGATTCCGCGAGGGACTCATCCATATCGCCCAGCAAGCCGGGCGCGATCCGGCTATCGTGGTGCCCCGGGCCTATGAGATGGCCTGGACCACCCGGTACGTGATCGGCGGTTGCGACGAGGCCGGGTTCTGGCAGGCCTTTCGCCGGGCCACGGGCATCGTGGCCGAGGACGCCGACCTGACTGAGGCCGTGCTGTCCCGCTTTGTCCCCCGGCCCTTCATGTTTGCCGTGGCCGATGCGGCCCGGGCGGCCGGACTCAAGACCGCCATCCTGAGTGACCAGACCGAATGGCTGGCCCGGCTCGACACCCGCCATGACGTCTTTTCCCATTTCGACAGGGTCTTTAACAGCTACCACCACGGCACAAGCAAACGCGAAGCTGCGTTTTTCCACCTCGCCCTCAAGGCGCTCGGCGTGGCTGCGGAGGCCTCCCTGTTTATCGACGATGCCGGTCACAACACGGCCCTGGCCGCGACCCTTGGTTTCAAAACCATCCTCTACCGGGACCGGGCCTCGTTTTTTGACGAACTGGCCGCCGTGTGTCCACCCCTTGGAGCCGCCCATGTATAA
- a CDS encoding YcaO-like family protein, with protein MDHRDTLAPGLTHRPKGYTVDQDKIISPAETVARAKAAFARLGTGVLAETKRIDTGRLGIPVFLSICGDEARAVMPTRKQMGKGASPEQAEASALMELAERYSFFSFWRDEDRFFPATWSEAEARFGDALIPLSVIKASVGETISDADARRILDLVPWRFALVSDVAKGTDVAVPLDWFKILNEFNGSSAGNCFEESVLQGACELVERHVSTIIDRTRPIQPTIDPASLQDPVLQKLLDAFTSQGIKVWLKDFTLDMPVPTIGALAYDPGTFPHASEIVFTAGTATSPAKAAIRALTEVAQLAGDFESLSNYEASGLPKFTSVDAAAWVTEGPLVPLSSLPGLERDDIAEELAELAEALAARGFPLLTVDTTHAELGLAANYNVVPGFLFRERTPAASLGLFTGRLLAEEADPATADAGLAALAEIYPSAPFVAFFEGVLSLRLGDAEAAAPQFACAEALQTSAEDKGLAAFYQAHALSQLGRFDEIVPILDRAVAYCPEVKEYFNLRGVAQYKAGRYEAAAADFAAALELDAGSAMDLANLGLCQAKLGQNALAVHYLEAALALDPSITFAKDQLTAMGR; from the coding sequence ATGGACCACCGCGACACCCTGGCCCCGGGCCTGACCCATCGCCCCAAGGGCTACACCGTCGATCAGGATAAAATCATATCTCCGGCCGAGACCGTGGCCCGGGCCAAAGCCGCCTTTGCCCGGCTCGGCACCGGCGTTTTGGCCGAAACCAAACGCATCGACACCGGCCGACTCGGCATTCCGGTCTTTTTAAGCATCTGCGGCGACGAAGCCCGGGCCGTCATGCCCACCCGCAAGCAGATGGGCAAGGGAGCCTCCCCGGAGCAGGCCGAGGCCTCGGCGCTCATGGAGCTGGCCGAGCGCTACAGTTTTTTCTCGTTTTGGCGCGATGAAGACCGATTCTTCCCGGCCACCTGGAGCGAGGCCGAGGCCCGGTTTGGCGACGCGCTCATCCCATTGTCGGTCATCAAGGCCTCGGTGGGCGAGACCATAAGCGACGCGGACGCCCGGCGCATCCTGGACCTCGTCCCCTGGCGCTTTGCGCTCGTTTCCGACGTGGCCAAGGGGACGGACGTGGCCGTGCCCCTGGATTGGTTTAAGATCTTAAACGAATTTAACGGTTCTTCCGCCGGCAACTGCTTCGAGGAATCCGTGCTCCAGGGGGCCTGCGAGCTGGTCGAGCGCCACGTCTCGACCATCATCGACCGCACCCGCCCCATCCAGCCCACCATCGACCCGGCCAGCCTCCAGGACCCGGTGCTCCAAAAGCTCCTGGACGCCTTCACCAGCCAGGGCATCAAGGTGTGGCTCAAGGATTTCACCCTGGACATGCCCGTGCCGACCATCGGGGCCTTAGCCTATGATCCGGGCACCTTCCCCCATGCCTCGGAGATCGTCTTTACGGCCGGCACGGCGACCTCCCCGGCCAAAGCCGCCATCCGGGCGCTGACCGAAGTGGCCCAGCTGGCCGGCGATTTCGAGAGCCTCTCCAACTACGAGGCCTCGGGCCTGCCCAAGTTCACCTCTGTGGACGCGGCGGCCTGGGTGACCGAAGGTCCGCTTGTCCCCCTGTCCAGCCTGCCCGGCCTTGAGCGCGACGACATTGCCGAGGAGCTGGCCGAGCTGGCCGAGGCCCTGGCTGCGCGCGGCTTTCCGCTTTTGACCGTGGACACCACCCATGCCGAACTCGGCCTTGCGGCCAACTACAACGTGGTGCCCGGTTTTCTCTTTCGCGAACGCACCCCGGCCGCCAGCCTCGGGCTTTTCACCGGCCGACTGCTGGCCGAGGAAGCCGATCCGGCCACGGCCGACGCCGGTCTGGCCGCCCTGGCCGAAATCTACCCCAGCGCCCCCTTCGTGGCCTTTTTCGAGGGTGTGCTGTCCCTTCGCCTGGGCGACGCCGAGGCTGCCGCACCCCAGTTCGCCTGCGCCGAGGCCTTGCAAACCAGTGCCGAGGACAAGGGACTGGCCGCCTTTTACCAGGCCCACGCCCTGTCCCAGCTCGGCCGCTTCGACGAGATCGTGCCCATCTTGGACCGGGCCGTGGCCTATTGCCCCGAGGTCAAGGAATACTTTAATCTGCGCGGCGTGGCCCAGTACAAGGCCGGACGCTACGAGGCGGCTGCCGCCGACTTTGCCGCCGCCCTGGAGCTGGACGCCGGCTCGGCCATGGATCTGGCCAACCTGGGGCTGTGCCAGGCCAAACTGGGGCAGAACGCCCTGGCGGTCCATTACCTGGAAGCGGCCTTGGCCCTGGACCCTTCCATCACGTTCGCCAAGGATCAATTGACCGCCATGGGTCGGTAA
- a CDS encoding DUF1656 domain-containing protein: protein MLLSPREVNIAGIYLPPLLIAGCSGLALAYGLARGLNRFRLSRYFAAPQLVFVCLAIIFSNLIETVLF, encoded by the coding sequence ATGCTCCTATCGCCACGCGAGGTCAATATTGCCGGAATCTATCTGCCGCCGTTGCTCATCGCCGGCTGTTCCGGACTGGCGCTCGCCTATGGGCTGGCCAGAGGGCTGAACCGGTTTCGCCTGTCGCGGTATTTTGCCGCCCCGCAGCTGGTGTTCGTGTGTCTGGCCATCATCTTCTCAAACCTGATCGAAACAGTTCTTTTCTAG
- a CDS encoding YbgA family protein — protein MSETIRVGVSACLLGQPVRYDGGHKRDLYIIDTLGRSFEFVPVCPEVECGLGVPREAMRLVGDPDAPRLVAIKSGLDHTDRMQAWAAGRVAALAEENLCGFIFKSKSPSSGLTRVKVYNDKGSPTERGVGLFARAFIDRFPLIPVEDEGRLHDDKLRENFIERIFTLTRWRAALAGDGQASLLSRIIAFTASHKLLLMAHSPELARQIGRLTAEAKNWPADALRQSYETLLMRALALPATPAKHANVLQHIMGYFKKMLTTGEKAEVNEVIDAYRLGLVPLIVPITLLTHYTRKYDVAYLRDQAYLSPHPIELKLRNHA, from the coding sequence ATGTCCGAGACCATCCGCGTCGGGGTCAGCGCCTGTCTGCTCGGCCAGCCTGTCCGCTACGACGGCGGCCATAAGCGTGATCTTTATATTATAGATACCCTGGGCCGCTCTTTCGAATTCGTTCCGGTGTGCCCGGAAGTGGAATGCGGCCTGGGCGTGCCCCGGGAAGCCATGCGCCTGGTCGGCGACCCGGACGCGCCGCGGCTGGTCGCCATCAAATCCGGCCTCGACCACACCGACCGAATGCAGGCCTGGGCCGCCGGGCGCGTTGCGGCACTGGCCGAAGAAAACCTGTGCGGCTTTATCTTCAAATCCAAGTCGCCCTCAAGCGGCCTGACCCGGGTCAAGGTCTACAATGACAAGGGTTCGCCAACCGAACGCGGGGTCGGCCTGTTTGCCCGGGCCTTTATCGACCGCTTTCCCCTGATCCCGGTCGAGGACGAAGGCCGGCTCCATGACGACAAGCTGCGGGAAAACTTCATCGAACGCATTTTCACCCTGACCCGCTGGCGCGCCGCGTTGGCCGGCGACGGCCAGGCCTCGCTTCTCTCCCGGATCATCGCCTTCACCGCCAGCCACAAGCTGCTCCTTATGGCCCACAGCCCGGAGCTGGCCCGGCAGATCGGCCGATTGACCGCCGAAGCCAAGAACTGGCCGGCCGACGCCCTGCGCCAATCCTACGAAACCCTGCTCATGCGGGCCTTGGCCCTGCCGGCCACCCCGGCCAAACACGCCAACGTGCTCCAGCACATCATGGGCTATTTCAAGAAAATGCTCACGACCGGGGAAAAAGCCGAGGTAAACGAGGTGATCGACGCCTATCGCCTGGGCCTCGTGCCGCTCATTGTTCCCATCACCCTGCTTACGCACTACACCCGCAAATACGATGTGGCCTATTTACGTGATCAGGCCTACCTGTCGCCGCACCCCATCGAACTCAAACTGCGCAACCACGCCTGA
- a CDS encoding class I SAM-dependent methyltransferase, translating to MDTAIPLDAPLDELLDAAKSRYDVHFEPVSVGGETLELLQIDDVAALIDRQLAIAGDGPVELPYWATIWPAALLLAHSLRHLGPANGRTLLEVGSGIGLCGLFAAQKGFTTLVTDIHPDALLFAQINILQNGLADTASVARADFTTDRLGRRFDVILGAEVLYLQDTYRSLLKFFLAHLALKKDAALLLAKDFTRKATRFMELADEEFTIAERVVGYKETAPESGQPERKLCQIYRMTPKKVV from the coding sequence ATGGACACAGCCATCCCCCTCGACGCCCCCCTCGACGAACTTCTGGACGCTGCCAAGAGCCGCTACGACGTGCACTTCGAGCCCGTCTCCGTGGGCGGCGAAACCCTGGAACTTCTCCAAATAGACGACGTAGCCGCCCTCATTGACCGCCAGTTGGCCATCGCCGGCGACGGCCCGGTCGAGCTGCCCTACTGGGCCACGATCTGGCCCGCCGCCCTGCTCCTGGCCCATTCCCTGCGCCACCTCGGGCCAGCCAACGGCCGCACCCTGCTCGAAGTCGGCAGCGGCATCGGCCTGTGCGGCCTGTTTGCCGCCCAAAAGGGCTTCACCACCCTGGTCACCGACATCCATCCCGACGCCCTGCTTTTTGCCCAGATCAATATTCTGCAAAACGGCCTGGCCGACACGGCCAGCGTCGCCCGAGCCGATTTCACGACCGACCGCCTGGGCCGGCGCTTTGACGTCATCCTCGGGGCTGAGGTGCTTTATCTCCAGGACACCTACCGCAGCCTGCTCAAATTCTTCCTGGCCCACCTCGCGCTCAAAAAAGACGCCGCCCTGCTGTTGGCCAAGGATTTCACCCGCAAGGCCACCCGGTTCATGGAACTGGCCGATGAAGAATTCACCATTGCCGAGCGGGTGGTCGGCTACAAGGAAACCGCCCCGGAGTCGGGACAGCCGGAACGCAAGCTGTGCCAGATCTACCGCATGACGCCCAAAAAGGTCGTCTAG
- a CDS encoding TusE/DsrC/DsvC family sulfur relay protein, whose product MATVEYKGKTFEVDEDGFLQKFEDWTLEWVDYVKDSEGIKELTPEHNKVIEFLQDYYKKNGIAPMVRILSKVTGFKLKHIYELFPSGPGKGACKMAGLPKPTGCV is encoded by the coding sequence ATGGCTACTGTTGAGTACAAAGGCAAAACCTTCGAGGTCGACGAAGACGGCTTCCTGCAGAAGTTTGAAGACTGGACCCTGGAATGGGTTGACTACGTGAAGGACTCCGAGGGCATCAAAGAGCTGACCCCGGAGCACAACAAGGTCATCGAGTTCCTGCAGGACTACTACAAGAAGAACGGCATCGCCCCGATGGTGCGCATCCTGTCCAAAGTGACCGGATTCAAGCTGAAGCACATCTACGAGCTGTTCCCGTCCGGACCTGGCAAAGGAGCCTGCAAAATGGCCGGCCTGCCCAAGCCCACCGGCTGCGTCTAG
- the pssA gene encoding CDP-diacylglycerol--serine O-phosphatidyltransferase, which translates to MEEKVTQSRARRSVYILPNLFTMASLFAGFLGALWAIEGRFDMTALAILFSCLFDGLDGKVARLTGTSSDFGVQFDSLADLVAFGVTPAIMVYQWQLARFGRLGILASFMLVACGALRLARFNVMSGKTTASKKFFVGLPIPAAGCMISLFYMFEQYLPDDIAAAVMPKACLFLVYALSFLMVSRVRYASFKEFGLVKAHPFSAMVTALLLFVVVASEPWLMGFLLFSAYLASGILYTFFILPRRASKLRESLQELS; encoded by the coding sequence ATGGAAGAGAAAGTCACCCAGAGCCGGGCTCGCAGGAGCGTGTATATCCTGCCGAACCTGTTCACCATGGCCAGCCTGTTCGCTGGCTTTCTTGGTGCGCTGTGGGCCATCGAAGGCCGCTTCGACATGACCGCCCTGGCCATCCTCTTTTCCTGCCTGTTTGACGGACTCGACGGCAAGGTGGCCCGGCTCACCGGCACCAGCAGCGATTTCGGCGTCCAGTTCGACTCCCTGGCCGATCTGGTCGCCTTCGGCGTCACCCCGGCCATCATGGTCTACCAGTGGCAGCTGGCCCGGTTCGGCCGCCTGGGCATCCTGGCCTCCTTCATGCTCGTGGCCTGCGGCGCGCTGCGCCTCGCCCGGTTCAACGTCATGTCCGGCAAGACCACTGCTTCCAAGAAATTCTTTGTTGGCCTGCCCATCCCGGCCGCCGGCTGCATGATCTCGCTGTTTTACATGTTCGAGCAGTATCTGCCCGACGACATTGCCGCCGCCGTCATGCCCAAGGCCTGCCTCTTTCTTGTCTACGCCTTGTCCTTTCTCATGGTCAGCCGCGTGCGCTACGCCTCGTTCAAGGAATTTGGCTTGGTCAAGGCCCATCCCTTCAGCGCCATGGTCACGGCCCTGCTTCTTTTTGTCGTCGTGGCTTCCGAACCGTGGCTCATGGGCTTCCTGCTCTTCTCCGCCTATCTTGCCTCCGGCATCCTCTACACCTTTTTCATTCTGCCCCGCCGCGCTTCCAAGCTACGGGAGTCCCTCCAGGAACTCTCATAA
- a CDS encoding Hsp20/alpha crystallin family protein, whose amino-acid sequence MFKHLLPRMRERSAAANRPVSLSDMMEEFWREPFGNLSPLFRDAGYPAVDVSEADGVVTVKAELPGLDPKDVTISVENDALILRGEKRFEDEQKKDDYHRIERAYGSFSRVVPLPGKVKEAEAKARFEKGVLTVTLPRDAAEAVRNIPIEGA is encoded by the coding sequence ATGTTCAAGCATCTGTTGCCGCGAATGCGGGAGCGTTCTGCGGCTGCCAATCGTCCGGTCAGCTTGTCGGACATGATGGAGGAATTCTGGCGCGAACCCTTTGGCAATCTGTCCCCGCTTTTCCGCGATGCCGGATATCCGGCCGTGGACGTCAGCGAAGCCGACGGCGTTGTCACCGTCAAGGCGGAGTTGCCAGGACTTGATCCCAAGGATGTGACCATCAGTGTTGAAAACGATGCGCTGATCCTTCGCGGCGAAAAGCGCTTCGAAGACGAGCAGAAGAAGGACGATTACCACCGCATCGAACGCGCCTACGGCTCATTTTCCCGCGTCGTCCCCCTGCCCGGCAAGGTGAAGGAGGCCGAAGCCAAGGCCCGCTTCGAAAAGGGCGTGCTCACCGTCACGCTCCCCCGAGACGCAGCCGAGGCTGTCCGCAACATCCCCATCGAAGGCGCATAG
- a CDS encoding serine hydrolase domain-containing protein, translating to MPRRPLLFSAPLLLTALLLLAAAPGVQAAPLPGRQATAHLVENLTRSGRVHGLVVGYVSPAGRKVYGFGQRGEGRVAKVPDGSTLFELGSITKTFTGLLLAQAVLSGQLHDTDPIRLTLPPGTLAKDSPLWWVSYLDLATHSSGLPEGPDNLPSKDPQNPMAGYSTGLLLRYVAQAALIAPLGQNFYYSNVGAALTGYLLARAAGVDYETLVVERICTPLSLADTRVTLSEDQRSRMTHGHDAKGRVVPNWEVSGLEGAGALRSTADDLLAYAAANLGLTPTPLLAPARLAQLPRKHVSSIPTLYIGYFWNVMNFGGKEYVLHAGRSGGYYALVLMSPIDMSGVVLLCDTEGDFSKEGWKLLELLTGKSVGS from the coding sequence ATGCCGCGACGCCCACTCCTGTTTTCCGCCCCGCTCCTCTTAACCGCCCTGCTCCTCCTGGCCGCCGCCCCAGGCGTCCAGGCCGCCCCGCTTCCCGGACGGCAGGCCACGGCCCATCTTGTTGAGAATCTGACCCGCTCGGGCCGGGTACATGGCCTGGTGGTGGGCTATGTCAGCCCGGCCGGGCGCAAGGTCTACGGCTTTGGCCAGCGCGGCGAGGGGCGCGTCGCCAAGGTCCCGGACGGCAGCACGCTTTTTGAGCTCGGCTCCATCACCAAGACCTTCACCGGCCTGCTCCTGGCCCAGGCCGTCCTGTCCGGCCAACTGCACGACACCGATCCCATCCGGCTCACCCTGCCGCCCGGGACGCTGGCCAAAGATTCGCCGCTGTGGTGGGTGAGCTACCTCGATCTGGCCACCCACAGTTCGGGACTGCCCGAAGGGCCGGACAACCTGCCCTCAAAAGATCCGCAAAACCCCATGGCCGGCTATTCCACGGGCCTGCTCCTGCGCTACGTCGCCCAGGCCGCCCTGATCGCGCCCCTGGGCCAGAACTTCTATTACAGCAACGTCGGCGCGGCCCTGACCGGCTATCTGCTGGCCCGGGCCGCCGGCGTCGATTACGAAACCCTGGTGGTGGAGCGTATCTGTACGCCCCTAAGCCTGGCCGACACCCGGGTGACGCTTTCCGAGGACCAGCGCTCCCGCATGACCCACGGCCATGACGCCAAGGGCAGGGTCGTGCCCAACTGGGAAGTCAGCGGCCTGGAAGGCGCCGGGGCGTTGCGGTCCACCGCCGACGACCTGCTCGCCTACGCCGCGGCCAATCTGGGGCTGACCCCGACGCCCCTGCTCGCGCCCGCCCGGCTGGCCCAGTTGCCGCGCAAGCATGTCTCTTCGATCCCGACGCTCTATATCGGCTATTTCTGGAACGTCATGAATTTTGGCGGCAAGGAGTACGTGCTCCACGCCGGCCGCTCCGGCGGGTATTACGCCCTGGTCCTCATGTCCCCGATCGATATGTCCGGGGTGGTGCTCCTTTGCGACACCGAGGGCGATTTCTCCAAAGAAGGCTGGAAACTCCTGGAGCTGCTGACCGGCAAATCCGTCGGGTCGTAA
- a CDS encoding HlyD family secretion protein, which yields MRFPIRIVLTTAVVCLAVGLMILKFRQYLLDPWTRDGQVRANVVKITPRVSGPIVSLPIKDNQFVHKGDLLFAIDPRTFQAAFDKAGADLDQTRNQIDNLTQQVKSATASRQQCEIAIRKASFAVTSAKAHFDEASKDLGRNESLVARDTIARRDYDLSKETSIKAQSDFNQAQAQLESAISAQIKAESELASSRALLGAPGEENPLLRQAMAQWEEAKLNLEFTQVRAPVDGYVANLNLRPGSQAVANQPLLALVDADSFWIAGYFRETCIGGIAAGDKAVVTLMTYPDARIEGEVESIGQGVAQQDGSTGEDLLPTINPTFEWIRLAQRIPVRIHIVQKPENVVLRAGTTASVLVMTQTHL from the coding sequence ATGCGCTTCCCGATTCGAATTGTGCTGACGACTGCCGTTGTGTGTCTTGCCGTCGGTCTCATGATCCTTAAATTCCGGCAGTACCTGCTCGATCCCTGGACCCGGGATGGGCAGGTCCGGGCAAATGTGGTCAAGATCACGCCCCGCGTGTCCGGCCCGATTGTGTCGCTGCCGATCAAGGACAACCAGTTCGTCCACAAGGGCGATCTGCTCTTTGCGATCGACCCCCGGACGTTTCAGGCCGCCTTTGACAAGGCCGGCGCCGACCTGGACCAGACGCGCAACCAGATCGACAACCTGACGCAACAGGTCAAAAGCGCCACGGCCTCGCGGCAGCAATGCGAAATCGCCATTCGCAAGGCCAGTTTTGCGGTCACGAGCGCCAAGGCCCATTTTGATGAAGCCTCCAAGGATCTGGGGCGCAACGAATCCTTGGTGGCCCGGGACACCATTGCCCGGCGGGATTATGACCTGAGCAAGGAGACCAGCATCAAGGCCCAGTCGGATTTCAATCAGGCCCAGGCCCAATTGGAAAGCGCCATTTCGGCCCAGATCAAGGCCGAGTCCGAATTGGCCAGTTCCCGGGCGCTCCTTGGCGCGCCCGGCGAGGAGAATCCGCTGCTGCGCCAGGCCATGGCCCAGTGGGAGGAGGCCAAGCTCAATCTGGAGTTCACCCAGGTCCGGGCTCCGGTCGATGGCTACGTCGCCAACCTGAACCTGCGTCCGGGCAGTCAGGCCGTGGCCAACCAGCCGCTCCTGGCCCTGGTTGATGCCGACAGTTTCTGGATTGCCGGGTACTTCCGCGAAACATGTATCGGCGGTATTGCGGCCGGCGACAAGGCCGTTGTCACGCTTATGACCTACCCGGATGCGAGAATCGAGGGGGAAGTGGAGAGCATAGGCCAGGGCGTGGCCCAGCAGGACGGATCAACCGGCGAGGACCTGCTCCCTACCATCAACCCCACCTTCGAATGGATTCGTTTGGCCCAGCGTATTCCGGTCCGGATTCATATTGTGCAAAAGCCGGAGAATGTCGTGCTGCGGGCCGGCACGACCGCTTCCGTGCTCGTTATGACCCAAACGCATTTGTAA